Proteins encoded together in one Lepisosteus oculatus isolate fLepOcu1 chromosome 2, fLepOcu1.hap2, whole genome shotgun sequence window:
- the LOC102693669 gene encoding solute carrier family 22 member 13 isoform X2 encodes MGPLQKSVYWRLSLIFVFTAFMFFVDVFTVHHFSCASLRESGNVNFLDESPEKNFSYDISNENRSLSIAFAESFNSSECGDNKLREYGLTMYMSGLLLGSLFGGALSDKYGKKVLLVGCSTIQAIIALMPAFIPNAIFHLTARLIGGIMCCGINIASFSLGVEWSLPRYHVWPPALLSFSFSIGMMFLALIAYLASNWQQFYLAIAVPQLLCIPLYFCIPESPRWLLMKKRFSTLEEYRHESRKDQENLDLILETVGMKTQQPIEQNNASERISDFQHFKSQTIVQRLCIMSFISLSSALTYYGICFNVGNFGVNIYLAQFFSGLTEMPTLLVPLLLVRFGRRTFTMISLLMSGSGCLLSLLVSKLCDMPSLVMALALIGKLCMQTTVFVSLLYGIELFPTVIRQKCVGFVNLWYRIGCILNAVLSPKDGISLEAMICYGSGPILGAGLCLLLPETSGISLPDTVQDCKKQPVPSLFSKRKVHVPGKVCSGLEPIQELQ; translated from the exons ATGGGTCCTTTACAGAAGAGCGTGTATTGGCGGCTCAgtctaatatttgtttttacggcatttatgttttttgtaGACGTTTTTACGGTACATCATTTTTCTTGTGCAAGTTTAAGGGAGTCTGGAAATGTGAACTTTTTAGATGAGTCACCAGAGAAGAACTTCTCATACGACATATCCAACGAAAACAGGTCTCTCTCGATCGCGTTTGCAGAAAGTTTTAAC AGTTCAGAATGTGGAGACAACAAACTTCGGGAGTACGGCCTAACAATGTATATGAGTGGACTCCTGCTTGGTTCACTGTTTGGTGGTGCTCTCTCAGACAA atatGGAAAGAAAGTCCTCCTTGTGGGATGCAGTACTATACAGGCAATCATAGCATTGATGCCTGCATTTATACCCAATGCCATTTTCCATCTAACTGCTCGTCTGATTGGTGGAATAATGTGCTGTGGTATAAACATCGCTTCCTTTAGTTTGG GAGTTGAGTGGAGCTTGCCCAGATACCACGTATGGCCCCCCGCCTTGCTTTCCTTTTCCTTCAGCATTGGGATGATGTTTCTGGCTCTGATTGCATATCTTGCATCAAACTGGCAACAGTTTTATTTAGCCATTGCAGTTCCACAGCTTCTTTGTATCCCTCTTTACTT cTGTATTCCAGAGTCACCGAGGTGGCTACTGATGAAGAAAAGGTTCAGTACGCTAGAAGAGTACAGACATGAAAGCAGAAAGGACCAGGAAAATCTGGATCTA ATTTTGGAGActgttggaatgaaaacccagCAACCCATTGAACAAAATAATGCAAGTGAAAGAATTTCTGATTTTCAGCACTTCAAATCGCAAACTATAGTCCAGCGTCTTTGTATCATGAGTTTTATAAG tttgtcttCTGCCCTTACATACTATGGAATATGTTTCAACGTGGGAAATTTTGGTGTGAATATCTATCTCGCCCAGTTTTTCTCAGGACTGACTGAAATGCCGACTTTGCTGGTACCTTTACTGTTGGTAAGATTTGGTCGTAGAACATTCACCATGATTTCCCTGTTGATGAGTGGATCGGGCTGCTTGCTGTCCCTCCTGGTTTCCAAGTTGTGTG ACATGCCTTCACTTGTAATGGCATTAGCTTTAATTGGGAAATTATGTATGCAGACTACAGTATTTGTGTCCCTGCTCTATGGAATAGAACTGTTTCCTACAGTTATAAG gcAGAAATGTGTAGGCTTTGTGAACCTGTGGTATCGGATTGGGTGCATTTTAAATGCGGTCTTGTCCCCAAAAGATGGAATTTCTCTTGAGGCGATGATTTGTTACGGTAGTGGCCCGATACTTGGAGCAGGCCTATGTCTCCTGCTGCCTGAGACGAGCGGAATATCTCTACCAGACACCGTTCAAGACTGCAAGAAGCAGCCAGTTCCATCCCTTTTTTCTAAAAG AAAAGTGCATGTTCCTGGCAAGGTTTGCAGTGGCCTGGAGCCTATCCAAGAACTACAGTAG
- the LOC102693669 gene encoding solute carrier family 22 member 6 isoform X1 — MGPLQKSVYWRLSLIFVFTAFMFFVDVFTVHHFSCASLRESGNVNFLDESPEKNFSYDISNENRSLSIAFAESFNSSECGDNKLREYGLTMYMSGLLLGSLFGGALSDKYGKKVLLVGCSTIQAIIALMPAFIPNAIFHLTARLIGGIMCCGINIASFSLGVEWSLPRYHVWPPALLSFSFSIGMMFLALIAYLASNWQQFYLAIAVPQLLCIPLYFCIPESPRWLLMKKRFSTLEEYRHESRKDQENLDLILETVGMKTQQPIEQNNASERISDFQHFKSQTIVQRLCIMSFISLSSALTYYGICFNVGNFGVNIYLAQFFSGLTEMPTLLVPLLLVRFGRRTFTMISLLMSGSGCLLSLLVSKLCDMPSLVMALALIGKLCMQTTVFVSLLYGIELFPTVIRQKCVGFVNLWYRIGCILNAVLSPKDGISLEAMICYGSGPILGAGLCLLLPETSGISLPDTVQDCKKQPVPSLFSKSRKVHVPGKVCSGLEPIQELQ; from the exons ATGGGTCCTTTACAGAAGAGCGTGTATTGGCGGCTCAgtctaatatttgtttttacggcatttatgttttttgtaGACGTTTTTACGGTACATCATTTTTCTTGTGCAAGTTTAAGGGAGTCTGGAAATGTGAACTTTTTAGATGAGTCACCAGAGAAGAACTTCTCATACGACATATCCAACGAAAACAGGTCTCTCTCGATCGCGTTTGCAGAAAGTTTTAAC AGTTCAGAATGTGGAGACAACAAACTTCGGGAGTACGGCCTAACAATGTATATGAGTGGACTCCTGCTTGGTTCACTGTTTGGTGGTGCTCTCTCAGACAA atatGGAAAGAAAGTCCTCCTTGTGGGATGCAGTACTATACAGGCAATCATAGCATTGATGCCTGCATTTATACCCAATGCCATTTTCCATCTAACTGCTCGTCTGATTGGTGGAATAATGTGCTGTGGTATAAACATCGCTTCCTTTAGTTTGG GAGTTGAGTGGAGCTTGCCCAGATACCACGTATGGCCCCCCGCCTTGCTTTCCTTTTCCTTCAGCATTGGGATGATGTTTCTGGCTCTGATTGCATATCTTGCATCAAACTGGCAACAGTTTTATTTAGCCATTGCAGTTCCACAGCTTCTTTGTATCCCTCTTTACTT cTGTATTCCAGAGTCACCGAGGTGGCTACTGATGAAGAAAAGGTTCAGTACGCTAGAAGAGTACAGACATGAAAGCAGAAAGGACCAGGAAAATCTGGATCTA ATTTTGGAGActgttggaatgaaaacccagCAACCCATTGAACAAAATAATGCAAGTGAAAGAATTTCTGATTTTCAGCACTTCAAATCGCAAACTATAGTCCAGCGTCTTTGTATCATGAGTTTTATAAG tttgtcttCTGCCCTTACATACTATGGAATATGTTTCAACGTGGGAAATTTTGGTGTGAATATCTATCTCGCCCAGTTTTTCTCAGGACTGACTGAAATGCCGACTTTGCTGGTACCTTTACTGTTGGTAAGATTTGGTCGTAGAACATTCACCATGATTTCCCTGTTGATGAGTGGATCGGGCTGCTTGCTGTCCCTCCTGGTTTCCAAGTTGTGTG ACATGCCTTCACTTGTAATGGCATTAGCTTTAATTGGGAAATTATGTATGCAGACTACAGTATTTGTGTCCCTGCTCTATGGAATAGAACTGTTTCCTACAGTTATAAG gcAGAAATGTGTAGGCTTTGTGAACCTGTGGTATCGGATTGGGTGCATTTTAAATGCGGTCTTGTCCCCAAAAGATGGAATTTCTCTTGAGGCGATGATTTGTTACGGTAGTGGCCCGATACTTGGAGCAGGCCTATGTCTCCTGCTGCCTGAGACGAGCGGAATATCTCTACCAGACACCGTTCAAGACTGCAAGAAGCAGCCAGTTCCATCCCTTTTTTCTAAAAG CAGAAAAGTGCATGTTCCTGGCAAGGTTTGCAGTGGCCTGGAGCCTATCCAAGAACTACAGTAG